One Gadus morhua chromosome 13, gadMor3.0, whole genome shotgun sequence genomic window carries:
- the mrps16 gene encoding small ribosomal subunit protein bS16m codes for MVHLSSSLLKKYHKGYIVIRLALAGHKQANRPFYRVVAAFNKRARDGKYIEQLGSYDPLPNVHNEKLVSFNLDRIKYWMGCGAHPSKPVAKLLGLAGFFPLHPMTVTEAERLKVQTTDLAAGAEGEGVQEEEPKQQSA; via the exons ATGGTTCACCTAT CGTCGTCTCTGCTGAAGAAGTACCACAAGGGGTACATCGTCATCCGGCTGGCGCTCGCCGGCCACAAGCAGGCCAACCGGCCCTTCTACCGCGTGGTGGCGGCGTTCAACAAGCGGGCGCGCGACGGAAAATACATCGAGCAGCTGGGCTCCTACGACCCCCTGCCCAACGTGCACAACGAGAAGCTGGTCAGCTTCAACCTGGACCGCATCAAGTACTGGATGGGCTGCGGCGCACACCCTAGCAAGCCCGTGGCCAAGTTACtgg GCCTGGCGGGCTTCTTCCCCCTGCACCCCATGACCGTAACGGAGGCCGAGCGACTAAAGGTCCAGACCACCGACTTGGCAGCcggggctgagggggaaggTGTGCAGGAAGAGGAACCCAAGCAGCAGAGCGCATGA